A DNA window from Camelina sativa cultivar DH55 chromosome 13, Cs, whole genome shotgun sequence contains the following coding sequences:
- the LOC104734598 gene encoding uncharacterized protein LOC104734598, with amino-acid sequence MTTSIHITALDGIVNVNSLFTLAVFIGLAWNPTDPNNSLVTDPNCVPTTRMAENLVAFHVYSFASFLFSSLIALGLKQAMRLNIASSFHFSARIDPVVYYVNKTALRFGMVISGLGSVCGCGFLMLALINVVQIKLGTLGCGASGHTYAAVVPLLILVPSALFIYVSLMLYAFTR; translated from the coding sequence ATGACGACGAGTATTCACATAACAGCTCTAGACGGAATCGTCAACGTGAACTCTCTCTTCACCCTCGCCGTATTCATCGGATTAGCTTGGAACCCAACCGATCCAAACAACAGCCTCGTAACCGACCCTAATTGCGTCCCTACAACTCGTATGGCTGAGAATCTCGTCGCCTTCCATGTCTACTCCTTCGCTTCGTTCCTTTTCTCGAGTCTCATAGCTCTAGGTCTCAAACAGGCCATGAGGCTCAAcatagcttcttcttttcactTCTCTGCTCGGATCGATCCTGTGGTGTACTATGTCAACAAGACGGCTCTTAGATTTGGGATGGTTATCTCCGGTTTGGGATCGGTTTGTGGATGTGGGTTTCTCATGTTGGCTTTGATTAATGTTGTTCAGATCAAGCTTGGGACTTTGGGTTGTGGTGCTAGTGGTCATACTTATGCTGCTGTTGTCCCGCTTCTGATTCTGGTCCCTTCTGCACTTTTTATCTATGTGTCTCTTATGTTATATGCTTTTACTCGTTAG
- the LOC104734600 gene encoding uncharacterized protein LOC104734600, with product MDIVKKTKAGSSSSSSSTSFDHLFGPKGSASSASSCSTILDSIFPPPVARKKGSHTAPESQGSISQPTDERSSHEKREASYFSSSIYYGGQQHYSPPRTDGSSSTSPSHESKETDNRTDPTPSTSRGNWWKGSLYY from the exons ATGGACATCGTCAAGAAAACCAAAGCTggttcgtcatcatcatcgtcttcgaCTTCATTTGATCATCTGTTTGGTCCGAAAGGATCAGCCagctctgcttcttcttgctCAACTATACTCGACTCCATATTCCCTCCTCCG GTAGCAAGGAAGAAGGGAAGCCACACTGCTCCTGAATCCCAAGGCAGCATCTCTCAACCCACTG ATGAGAGAAGCAGCCATGAAAAGAGAGAAGCTTCCTATTTCAGCTCCTCCATTTACTACGGAGGCCAGCAACACTACTCACCTCCACGAACCGATGGCTCGTCATCCACTTCTCCATCTCATGAGTCCAAAGAAACTGATAATCGCACTGACCCAACCCCCTCAACTTCCAGAGGAAATTGGTGGAAAG GTTCTTTGTATTACTGA
- the LOC104734599 gene encoding uncharacterized protein LOC104734599 — MHNLVFFKMGTHVLSRILFLVLCIYSLRTMVDAAGECGRNPPDREAIKLAPCAMASQDTSAKVSPTCCARVREMGKNPKCLCAVMLSSTARSSGAKPEISMTIPKRCNIASRPIGYKCGAYTLP, encoded by the exons ATGCATAATCTAGTCTTCTTTAAAATGGGAACCCATGTTTTATCTCGCATTTTATTCCTAGTTCTCTGCATCTACAGCCTTAGAACCATGGTTGATGCAGCTGGAGAATGCGGGCGAAATCCCCCAGATAGAGAAGCCATCAAGCTGGCTCCTTGTGCAATGGCTTCACAAGACACATCTGCAAAAGTGTCTCCAACTTGCTGTGCTCGAGTGAGAGAGATGGGAAAGAACCCTAAATGCCTTTGCGCTGTCATGCTTTCTTCCACAGCTAGGAGCTCTGGAGCAAAGCCAGAGATCTCAATGACAATTCCTAAACGTTGCAACATCGCTAGTCGTCCCATTGGATACAAGTGTGGAG CTTATACTCTGCCTTGA